In Mycobacterium stomatepiae, the following are encoded in one genomic region:
- a CDS encoding PhoH family protein: protein MTPRETNAADAAGALQADAQVRSSIDIPPDLVVGLLGSSDENLRALERILSADLHVRGNAVTISGEPADVALAERAISELIAIAASGQSLTPEAVRHSVAMLVGSGDESPAEVLTLDILARRGKTIRPKTLNQKRYVDAIDAHTIVFGIGPAGTGKTYLAMAKAVNALQSKQVTRIILTRPAVEAGERLGFLPGTLSEKIDPYLRPLYDALYDMMDPELIPKLMSAGVIEVAPLAYMRGRSLNSALIVLDEAQNTTPEQMKMFLTRLGFGSKMVVTGDITQIDLPGGAKSGLRAAVDILEDIDDIQVAELTSADVVRHRLVSEIVDAYARHEDMDAGMNRAARRASGTRNRR, encoded by the coding sequence GTGACGCCACGCGAGACCAACGCTGCTGACGCAGCAGGGGCCCTGCAGGCCGACGCTCAGGTTCGCAGCAGTATCGACATTCCCCCTGATCTCGTCGTCGGTTTGCTGGGCTCGTCAGACGAGAATCTGCGCGCCCTCGAGCGCATACTCAGCGCCGACCTGCATGTTCGCGGCAACGCCGTCACGATCTCGGGCGAACCGGCCGACGTCGCGCTCGCGGAGCGCGCGATCTCCGAGCTGATCGCGATCGCGGCCAGCGGCCAGTCGCTGACCCCAGAGGCAGTGCGCCACAGTGTCGCGATGCTCGTCGGCAGCGGCGACGAGTCACCCGCGGAGGTGCTCACCCTCGACATCCTGGCGCGCCGGGGTAAGACGATCCGGCCCAAGACGCTCAACCAGAAGCGCTACGTGGACGCCATCGACGCCCACACCATCGTGTTCGGCATCGGGCCGGCCGGTACCGGCAAGACGTATCTGGCCATGGCCAAGGCGGTCAACGCGCTGCAGTCCAAACAAGTCACCCGCATCATCCTGACCCGGCCGGCCGTGGAAGCCGGTGAGCGCCTTGGCTTCTTGCCCGGCACGCTGAGCGAGAAGATCGACCCCTATCTGCGGCCGCTGTACGACGCGCTCTACGACATGATGGATCCCGAGCTCATCCCCAAGCTGATGTCGGCCGGTGTGATCGAGGTGGCACCGCTGGCCTACATGCGGGGACGCAGCCTCAACTCCGCGCTCATCGTGCTCGACGAGGCGCAGAACACCACCCCCGAGCAGATGAAGATGTTCCTCACCCGGCTGGGGTTCGGCTCCAAGATGGTCGTCACCGGGGACATCACCCAGATCGACCTGCCGGGCGGAGCGAAGTCGGGCCTGCGGGCGGCCGTCGACATCCTCGAAGACATCGACGACATTCAGGTCGCCGAGCTGACCAGCGCGGACGTGGTGCGCCACCGGCTGGTGTCGGAGATCGTCGACGCCTATGCTCGCCACGAGGACATGGACGCCGGCATGAATCGAGCCGCACGGCGAGCGTCCGGAACCCGAAACCGCCGATGA
- the ybeY gene encoding rRNA maturation RNase YbeY: MTIEVSNESGIDVSEAELVSVARFVIARMDVNPSAELSMVLLDTAAMADLHMRWMDLPGPTDVMSFPMDELEPGGRPDAPEPGPSMLGDIVLCPEFAADQAAAAGHSLGHELALLTIHGVLHLLGYDHAEHDEEKEMFALQGRLLEEWVADQVEAYHYDRQDEKDRRLLDKSRYFDN, translated from the coding sequence ATGACTATCGAAGTGTCCAACGAATCGGGCATCGACGTCTCCGAAGCCGAATTGGTGAGCGTCGCGCGATTCGTCATCGCCAGAATGGACGTCAATCCGAGCGCCGAACTGTCGATGGTGCTGTTGGACACGGCGGCGATGGCCGACCTACACATGCGCTGGATGGACCTGCCCGGTCCGACCGACGTGATGAGCTTCCCGATGGACGAGCTCGAGCCCGGCGGCCGTCCGGATGCGCCGGAGCCGGGACCGTCGATGCTGGGTGACATCGTGCTGTGCCCGGAATTCGCGGCCGACCAGGCCGCCGCGGCTGGCCACAGTCTCGGACACGAGTTGGCGCTGTTGACAATTCACGGCGTGCTACACCTGCTCGGCTACGACCACGCCGAGCATGACGAGGAGAAGGAGATGTTCGCCCTGCAGGGGCGGCTTCTCGAAGAGTGGGTAGCCGACCAGGTCGAGGCGTACCACTACGACCGGCAGGACGAGAAAGATCGCCGGTTGCTGGACAAGTCAAGGTATTTCGACAATTGA